A segment of the Homoserinimonas aerilata genome:
GCGGGCACGGCCGAGCTTCACGTTGACGACGGTCTGGCCGATCATCGCGCATCCGGCGATGCCGCCCCAGAGGCCCGCCATGATGTTCGCGACGCCGAGCGCCCACGATTCGCGGCCCTTGTGCGAGCGGGTGTCTGTCATGTCATCGACGAGCTTCGCCGTGAGCAGGGTCTCCATGAGGCCGACGAAGGCGACACTGAGAGCGGTCGGCCAGATGATGCCGAGGGTTTCGAGGTTCAGCGGCACCAGCAGGGGTGTGATGCCCGGCAGCCCGCCCCCGATCGCTCCCTGATCGGCGACCGTCGGCACTGTGAGGTGGGCGACCACGGTGATCGCCGTGACGACCACGATCGCGACGAGCGGGGCCGGCACGACGGTGGTGAAGCGCGGCAGCACGAGCACGATGAGCACGGTCAGGGCGAACAGCGGGTAGACGAGCCACGGCACGCCCAGCAGGTGCGGCACCTGGGCGACGAAGATCAGGATGCCGAGGGCGTTGACGAAGCCGATCATCACCGAGCGGGGGATGAAGCGCATGATGCGGGCCATGCCGGTCACCCCGAACAGCACCTGCACGAGCCCCGCGACGATCACCGTCGGCAGCAGGTACTCGACGCCGTGATCCCTCACGAGGGGCGCCACGACGAGTGCGACGGCGCCGGCGGCTGCGGTGATCATCGCGGGCCGGCCGCCCAGGAACGACATGGAGATCGCGAGCACCACGGATGCGACGAGGCTGACCCGTGGGTCGACCCCGGCGATGATCGAGAAGGAGATCACCTCCGGGATGAGCGCGAGCGTCGTGACGATGCCGGCGAGCACCTCGGTGCTGAGGGCGCGGGGGTTGCGTAGGACGGCGAGAACGGTCACTCGCACAACCCTATTGCCGCCAAAGTTCTACGGCCGCAGCAGCACTTTCGTTGCGCGGCGCTCGTCCATGGCCGCGTATGCTTCGGCGACGTCGCTGAGGGGCAACTGCAGGTCGAACACGCGGCCCGGGTTGATCGCGCCCGAGAGCACCTCGGGCAGCAGCTCCTCGACGTAGCCGCGCACGGATGCGACGCCGCCGTTGACGCCGACGTTCGTGTTGAACAGCCGGCGCACGGGCAGCTCGGGCCCGCCGTTGGGAACGCCGACGTAGCCGACCATCCCGCCGGGCCGCGCGGAGCGGATCGCCTGATCCATCGACTCCTTCGTGCCGACGCATTCGAGCACGAAGTCGGGCCCGATGCCGTCGAAGAGCTCCTTGATGCGCTCGACGCCCTCATCGCCGCGCTCCTCCACGATGTCGGTCGCGCCGAACTCGCGGGCGATGGCCTGGCGGTCGGCATGCCGCGACATGGCGACGATTCTGGATGCTCCGAGCCGTTTCGAGGCGAGCACCGCACACAGGCCCACGGCTCCGTCACCGACGACCGCGACCGTGCTGCCGGCGGTGACCCCGGCGGAGACGGCCGCATGGTGCCCGGTTCCCATGACATCGGCGAGGGTGAGCAGGCTCGGAACGAGCGAGTCGTCGGGCATGCCCGGCGTGGCGACGAGGGTGCCGTCGGCCAGCGGAACCCTCACCTTCTCGCCCTGCGCGCCGTCGACGAAGTCGCCGTTGCGGTCATCCGCACCCCACCATCCGCCGTGCAGGCAGCTGGTGCTGACCCCGTTGCGGCAGTTGGCGCACGTGTTGTCGCAGAAGTAGAACGGCGCGATGACGAAGTCGCCCACGGAGAGGGTGCTCACCTCGTCACCGAGCTGCTCGACGACGCCGACGAACTCGTGCCCGATGCGGCGCGGCTCGTGGGTGGGAGTGACACCGCGGTACGGCCACAGGTCGGAGCCGCAGACGCAGGCTGCGACGACCCGCACGATCGCATCTGTTGCGGCCAGCAGCCGTGGTTCCGGGACCTCTTCGAGGCGAACATCCCGTTCGCCGTGGATGACAGTAGCGCGCATGCATGAAGTCTACGGATGCGGGGGCCCGCTCAGCGAACGAAGCTGCGCGAGAGCGTACGATGGTCGAAGAACCGGGAGGAGGCTCATGATGACGATGCTGAAGCAGCGGCTGATCATGATGCTGACCCTGTCGTTCCTGGTGGTGGCTGCCGCGCAGTCTGAGCAGTCGGCGCTCATCGCGACCGCTGTTGCCGCTGTCGCATTTGCGGCGATTCTGGCCGCCCGCCACGCCACCCTCGCGGCTGTAGGCATCCATGAGCTCACGGTCGGTGGGCGTGCCCGCGAGCACAGGAACGTGCTCAGCTCCATGCCGTCTCCGCAGCATCCTGACACGGCGGGTCGCCCCCGCTCGCGCGCCCCGGCGCGGCCGTCCTCGGCCGCGTAGCGTTCGCCTCAGTTGACACCCCTCAGCGGGTGCCTTCGGTGACGGTGCCTGCGTGGCCAGACTGCCGCGGCCATCCGGCCATCGGCATCCGCTTCGCTCTGAGGGAGTTCTGTCATGAGTTTTTACGATTTTGGCCCGATCGCCGCCGTTCTCGACGCGGCCCACGGTTTTGTCACGGGCCTCGCGGCCCTGCTCGAGCCACTGGTGGGGGCTGCTTCTGCGGCTCTCGCGGTGGTGCTTGTCACGGTGCTGGTGCGGGCTGCGCTCGTGCCGTTGGGGGTGTCGCTGGTGCGCACCGAGTTCACGCGCAGGCGGCTCGCGCCGAAGCTTGCGGCGCTGCAGCAGAAGTACAAGAAGAGGCCTGAGGTGCTCTCGCAGAAGATGATGGAGTTCTATCGCGACGAGAAGTCGTCGCCGTTCGCGGGCATGATGCCGGCGCTGATTCAGGCCCCCGTGCTGTCGATCGTGTACGGCTTGTTCATTGTGGGCAGCATCAATGGGCACAGCAACGATCTGCTGGGTGCTGAGCTGTTCCGGGCGCGGCTGGGTGATTCGCTGTTCGCGTCGTTCGCCGACCCTGCGTCGTTGCTCGTCCACTGCGCGGTTCTTGTTGTGGTCGCGGTGACGGCGTGGTTCTCGCGGGTTACGTCACTGCGCTTTGCTGCGACCGCCCCGCGGTTGGAGGGTGCCCCGGATGCTGCGCCGGCGATGAAGAACATGGCGGCGGTTCTGAGTTGGCTTCCGTTCATCACGGTCGTGTTCGCGGCGATCGTTCCGCTGGCGGCGGCGCTGTACCTTGCGGCGAGCACCACCTGGACTCTCGTCGAGCGCGTCATCCTGCGCCGGATGCTCGCGCCGAAGGAGCCAGCGTTGCTCGGCGTCACCGCCTGAGCTGCCCGCGAGTGGTCAGTTTCGGCCCCAAGATCGCGCTTGTGGGGCGAGGATTGACCACTCGCGGAGGCGTCAGTGCGGGGTCTCGCCGCGCTCGAGCATCTCCACGAAGCCGGCGATGCGGCGGGCGCGGGTCTCGGGCCGCTTCGCGCCGTTCGTGCGAAAGATGATCGCGAAGCGGTTCTGCGACGACAGCGTTGCGAAGAGTTCGGATGCCCGGGGCGAGGCATCGAGGGCGGCCTGCAGGTCGTCGGGCACGGTCTTGTCGGCGACGCGGTACGCGGCATCCCAGCGGCCGTCGGCCTTCGCGGCTTCGACCTGCGCGATGCCGGCCGGGCGCATCCGCCCCTCTGCTGTGAGTCGCTCGATGTACTCGCGGTTGCGCTGTGACCAGACGCTGCGCGGCCTGCGCGGCGTGAACGACTGCAGCACGAAGTCGTCGTCGAGCCTGCCCGTCTGACCGTCGATCCAGCCGAAGCAGAGCGCGACGTCGAGCGCTTCGGGGTAGCGGAAGCCGGGCTGCTTCGACGCCTTCTTGGTGAGTTGCAGCCGCACGCCCGGATGTGTGGCTCCGTTCTCGTCGAGCCACGCCTCCCACTCCGTCGGTGTGTGGAGGTAGAGGATCGGCTTGTCATTGTGAGCGACCATGCGGCAACGCTACTCGGCACCCCCGACGCCGAGGTGCCGCGCGCTGCACTCTGCTTCGCGCGACACTTGGCGACTTAGGCGACAGCTACGACCAGACACCTATGTCGCCAACTGTCGCCTCAGCGGCAACATGGTGCGCTGGGCGGCGCCGCAGGAGAATCTGAACGGGTAGCGTTGACGCGCACACAGTCGCGAGGAGCAGCATGAGTGAGAACGCTGAAGAGAAGAACGCAGAACAGCAGGCCCCCGACGAGGAGACGCTCGCGTTCGCCGAAACCGTTTTTGAGGCGGCCCGCGACGGCGATGTCGAGAAGGTCAAGCAGCTTGTGGCCGCGGGCGTGCCCGTCAACCTCACCAACGCGCGCGGTGACTCGCTGCTCATCC
Coding sequences within it:
- a CDS encoding SulP family inorganic anion transporter; the encoded protein is MTVLAVLRNPRALSTEVLAGIVTTLALIPEVISFSIIAGVDPRVSLVASVVLAISMSFLGGRPAMITAAAGAVALVVAPLVRDHGVEYLLPTVIVAGLVQVLFGVTGMARIMRFIPRSVMIGFVNALGILIFVAQVPHLLGVPWLVYPLFALTVLIVLVLPRFTTVVPAPLVAIVVVTAITVVAHLTVPTVADQGAIGGGLPGITPLLVPLNLETLGIIWPTALSVAFVGLMETLLTAKLVDDMTDTRSHKGRESWALGVANIMAGLWGGIAGCAMIGQTVVNVKLGRARTRVSTFVAGVFLLLLVTVLSEIMELIPMVALAAVMMVVAIKTVNWHSVHPSTLRRMPLPETLVMLTTVGTVVATNNLAIGVAAGAVLAMVLFARRVAHVVRVTRTATDTRAHYTVTGPLFFGSSNDLVEQFSYGEDPGQVVVDFSAAQIWDASTVAVLDSVQAKYAEHGASVTFIGLDERSTALHGRLSGFL
- a CDS encoding zinc-dependent alcohol dehydrogenase family protein yields the protein MRATVIHGERDVRLEEVPEPRLLAATDAIVRVVAACVCGSDLWPYRGVTPTHEPRRIGHEFVGVVEQLGDEVSTLSVGDFVIAPFYFCDNTCANCRNGVSTSCLHGGWWGADDRNGDFVDGAQGEKVRVPLADGTLVATPGMPDDSLVPSLLTLADVMGTGHHAAVSAGVTAGSTVAVVGDGAVGLCAVLASKRLGASRIVAMSRHADRQAIAREFGATDIVEERGDEGVERIKELFDGIGPDFVLECVGTKESMDQAIRSARPGGMVGYVGVPNGGPELPVRRLFNTNVGVNGGVASVRGYVEELLPEVLSGAINPGRVFDLQLPLSDVAEAYAAMDERRATKVLLRP
- a CDS encoding DUF6412 domain-containing protein, giving the protein MTMLKQRLIMMLTLSFLVVAAAQSEQSALIATAVAAVAFAAILAARHATLAAVGIHELTVGGRAREHRNVLSSMPSPQHPDTAGRPRSRAPARPSSAA
- the yidC gene encoding membrane protein insertase YidC, giving the protein MSFYDFGPIAAVLDAAHGFVTGLAALLEPLVGAASAALAVVLVTVLVRAALVPLGVSLVRTEFTRRRLAPKLAALQQKYKKRPEVLSQKMMEFYRDEKSSPFAGMMPALIQAPVLSIVYGLFIVGSINGHSNDLLGAELFRARLGDSLFASFADPASLLVHCAVLVVVAVTAWFSRVTSLRFAATAPRLEGAPDAAPAMKNMAAVLSWLPFITVVFAAIVPLAAALYLAASTTWTLVERVILRRMLAPKEPALLGVTA
- a CDS encoding YdeI/OmpD-associated family protein, with the translated sequence MVAHNDKPILYLHTPTEWEAWLDENGATHPGVRLQLTKKASKQPGFRYPEALDVALCFGWIDGQTGRLDDDFVLQSFTPRRPRSVWSQRNREYIERLTAEGRMRPAGIAQVEAAKADGRWDAAYRVADKTVPDDLQAALDASPRASELFATLSSQNRFAIIFRTNGAKRPETRARRIAGFVEMLERGETPH